Proteins encoded by one window of Haliotis asinina isolate JCU_RB_2024 chromosome 6, JCU_Hal_asi_v2, whole genome shotgun sequence:
- the LOC137286918 gene encoding coiled-coil domain-containing protein 174-like: protein MEKSSKTGNMNASSMIDLKAELYRKHEEFKQLKNTTGTLIKGRTQEKTKPDLFSRKNKGVLERAQRDLEEKVEEEDVLVRSRKALEAKAKLYDKISSSSEIPEEDGSGVFLVDFQKKVIDNIVEARDRECSKGRQLPSDKQDEEMLSEPVPPPSDPQEEWVDYTDSLGRSRRCMRKDLPQLIQQDKDMAEVRGEAVNRPPPQDDTDTPSLMSSDMHRELQRQKWEKEEQEALKQSNIHYSNVQFDEIRTHGVGFYQFDKDSEKRQEQMDALNELRDQTKDERGRRERLKEKRKAMMDARLAKVKQRRRLKEGVPLAEEPEEEEIGPRLEEMLSGQSQVPAGKEVKQDKSEIEPLKRDDSWKKDAPEREWDKGKEKTLAFKEERYFAQRRNERLDEFAPPSAYFDSPQDRKPPKKKSTTSQHYNISAADFKPKTIILTRESVETKPQAEIVDVSEIPLPTQIRRTDCTQEDKKRDGEILKNSMIHEPPGAPPDFAPPPDFSVPPPGFQPPPQWGIQPPVPPSSSLYPSLGGYPSGSAMAHAGLQFPNISVPPSDTFGHPPNTYVPPQATSVQNTPLPPAPPGVTSRQSQSSHGTEVGADALIPSLYPTSHTYSSGTAGTDVQEKPIFVPRTSVLDTRLVQNEDSDAPTVCGGVPDVIAQPYQPGSFTAALQAQHQATEDLATASRDKAHFRGGPVIYKHEPVVTVAEETMVESKPVASEQSTEDVVATFLKQIKDSV, encoded by the exons ATGGAAAAATCGTCCAAGACGGGAAATATGAATGCTTCCTCT ATGATAGATTTGAAAGCTGAGCTGTATCGGAAGCATGAAGAGTTCAAGCAGCTGAAGAATACAACTGGAACACTGATCAAAGGAAGAACTCAGGAAAAG ACTAAGCCTGACCTGTTTAGTCGCAAGAACAAGGGTGTGTTGGAACGAGCACAGCGGGACCTGGAGGAGAAGGTGGAGGAAGAGGATGTACTTGTTAGGTCAAG AAAAGCTTTAGAAGCCAAGGCCAAATTGTATGACAAGATCTCCTCCAGTTCTGAAATTCCAG aggAAGATGGTAGTGGAGTGTTCCTTGTTGATTTCCAGAAGAAGGTTATTGACAATATTGTGGAGGCAAGAGACAGAGAGTGTagcaaggggagacaactcccaTCTGACAAACAGGATGAGGAGATGCTGTCTGAGCCTGTTCCTCCACCATCAGACCCCCAGGAGGAGTG GGTGGACTACACAGACTCCCTTGGCAGATCTCGGCGGTGTATGAGAAAAGACTTGCCACAGTTGATCCAACAGGATAAGGACATGGCTGAAGTCAGAGG AGAGGCTGTAAATCGACCACCTCCCCAAGACGATACCGACACCCCTTCCTTGATGTCTAGCGACATGCATCGCGAGTTACAGAGACAGAAGTGGGAGAAAGAAGAACAGGAGGCTCTCAAGCAGTCTAACATACACTACTCCAACGTCCAGTTTGATG aGATCCGAACTCATGGAGTTGGATTTTACCAGTTTGACAAAGACTCAGAGAAACGTCAGGAACAGATGGATGCATTGAATGAGCTGAGGGATCAG ACGAAAGATGAGCGAGGTCGACGGGAGAGGCTCAAGGAGAAGAGAAAGGCCATGATGGATGCTCGACTTGCCAAGGTCAAACAAAGACGAAGACTGAAGGAGGGGGTGCCACTAGCTGAGGAGCCAG AGGAGGAAGAGATTGGACCCAGGTTGGAGGAGATGCTGTCTGGACAGAGTCAGGTACCAGCGGGGAAGGAGGTGAAACAGGATAAATCTGAGATTGAGCCTCTTAAACGAGATGACAGCTGGAAGAAGGATGCACCTGAGAGGGAGTGGGACAAGGGCAAAGAGA AAACCCTCGCTTTCAAGGAAGAGAGGTATTTTGCACAGCGTCGGAATGAACGGCTGGATGAATTCGCACCACCCTCTGCATACTTTGACTCTCCTCAAGATAGAAAACCACCAAAGAAAAAATCTACCACAAGCCAACACTACAATATTTCTGCAGCAGACTTTAAGCCCAAAACGATCATACTGACCAGAGAAAGTGTAGAAACTAAACCGCAAGCAGAGATTGTTGATGTGAGTGAAATACCTCTACCAACTCAGATCAGGAGAACAGATTGTACACAAGAGGACAAGAAAAGGGATGGAGAAATTTTGAAGAACAGTATGATACATGAACCTCCAGGGGCACCACCTGACTTTGCCCCACCCCCAGACTTCTCTGTACCTCCTCCAGGGTTCCAGCCACCTCCTCAGTGGGGCATCCAGCCTCCGGTTCCCCCCAGTTCATCCTTGTATCCAAGTCTTGGTGGTTATCCTTCTGGGTCAGCCATGGCACATGCTGGTCTTCAGTTCCCGAACATCTCAGTTCCACCCTCAGATACCTTTGGCCATCCACCCAACACCTATGTCCCACCCCAAGCCACCTCAGTCCAGAACACCCCACTCCCACCCGCACCACCTGGTGTCACATCACGGCAATCACAGTCGTCTCATGGGACAGAGGTGGGAGCAGACGCTTTAATTCCATCTTTGTATCcaacatcacacacatacaGTTCAGGAACTGCTGGAACAGATGTGCAGGAAAAACCTATTTTTGTACCACGGACATCAGTTCTGGACACTCGTCTTGTCCAGAATGAGGACAGTGATGCTCCGACCgtgtgtggtggtgttccaGATGTCATCGCCCAGCCCTACCAGCCTGGCAGTTTCACGGCTGCCCTACAAGCCCAGCATCAGGCCACCGAGGACTTGGCCACTGCATCACGTGATAAGGCTCACTTCCGTGGTGGACCAGTCATTTATAAACATGAGCCAGTTGTGACGGTTGCCGAGGAGACTATGGTTGAATCAAAGCCTGTGGCTAGTGAACAGTCCACAGAAGATGTAGTTGCAACCTTCTTGAAACAGATTAAAGACAGTGTATGA
- the LOC137286995 gene encoding transcription initiation factor TFIID subunit 12-like — translation MTMSDASNMNCQPSGSSGMVSTTVAPPSSGAPPKPSIADTIRQVEGQIASYGPGPHTPQQKEELAKLTSYLHRAKLEQQKLLQMMSSNKLPDNSLGPATISPMMAIPQSAQNLRPAPMPAQATTSNGASGGEGRVLDKRRLQELVKEVDPLEQLDDDVEDVLLQIADDFIENVVSASCQIAKHRKSNTLEVKDVQLYLERSWNMWVPGFGSEEIRPFKKAAVTEAHKQRMALIRKTLKKY, via the exons ATGACAATGAGTGATGCATCCAACATGAATTGCCAACCTAGTGGAAGTAGTGGTATGGTCAGTACCACAGTGGCGCCCCCTTCGTCAGGCGCGCCACCTAAACCAAGCATTGCAGACACCATTAGACAAGTGGAAGGTCAGATAGCG TCCTATGGTCCTGGTCCTCACACTCCACAACAGAAGGAAGAGTTGGCCAAACTCACATCGTACCTCCACCGGGCTAAGCTGGAGCAACAAAAG TTATTGCAGATGATGAGTAGCAACAAGTTGCCTGACAACTCCCTGGGTCCTGCAACTATCTCCCCAATGATGGCAATCCCCCAATCTGCCCAGAACCTGCGCCCTGCCCCCATGCCAGCCCAGGCAACAACCTCTAACGGAGCCTCTGGGGGTGAAGGTCGTGTGTTGGACAAGCGCCGCCTGCAAGAGCTTGTGAAGGAAGTAGATCCTCTAGAACAGCTGGATGATGATGTTGAAGAT GTTCTTCTTCAGATAGCTGATGACTTCATTGAGAATGTGGTCAGTGCCTCATGCCAGATTGCCAAACATCGCAAGTCAAACACACTTGAAGTAAAGGATGTCCAGCTCTATCTAG AGAGAAGTTGGAACATGTGGGTGCCTGGATTCGGCTCGGAGGAGATCCGCCCATTCAAGAAGGCAGCTGTAACAGAGGCTCATAAACAG AGGATGGCATTGATCCGCAAGACATTGAAGAAGTACTAA